The sequence GTCAGACGTAAAAGATTTATTACAAGAAGCCAAGATGGTTGTAAAGATCCCCTCTTTCCAAATCTTTGTCGCTCAGGGAGTCTCAGGGTCTTTCCCTTGGTCAGCTTTAGCTTTTGCACCGTTGTGGTTAGAGCTTATAGGTTTCTCGCACAAAACAACAGCGGTTCTAGTAACGCTATTCACTGTCTCTTGCTCTGTTGGACATTTGTTTGGAGGTTACATGGGTGATACTCTTGCCAAGAAGTTCCCAAACGCTGGTAGGATTATACTCTCTCAGATAAGCTCTGGCTCGGCCATTCCTTTAGCTGCGATTTTGCTTCTTGGACTGCCTGATGATCCCTCCACCGCCTTTAGCCACGGTCTGGCTCTTGTCACCATGGGATTGTTCATCTCATGGAATGGTTCAGCTACAAACGGGTAAGTAAATGCATATGtatttcaattatatttttctttggaAAAATACCTCATAATAACACTAAAACACcttataatttcaaaattagcacaaacagaaaaataactataataatagtattaactaaaaatgaaaaatacatttttactttatattggATTTAGATATAGTGATTAGGGTTAGGATGGTTCGGAGtaatttaatcatattatttttagtttagtgataatttagtcattttctttttgtgtgCTAGTTTTGTAGTAATGTTTTTTTGCGCTATTTAAATCATCTTCTTTAATCCCTGAAAAATTTACTTGAAATGGTTTTATACAGTCCTATATTTGCAGAGATTGTTCCAGAGAGAGCTAGGACAAGCATCTACGCGTTAGACAGATCATTCGAGTCGATATTAGCTTCATTTGCTCCTCCTATAGTAGGGATGCTTGCTCAGAACGTGTATGGATACAAACCAATCCCAGAAGGATCCTCAAGCGTGATGAAGATTGAAACAGACAGAGAGAACGCAGCATCGCTAGCTAAAGCATTATACTCAGCTATAGGGATCCCTATGGTGATATGTTGCACGATCTACTCGTTCCTGTATTGCACGTACCCTAGGGACAGAGATAGAGCGAAAATGCAGGCTTTGATCGAGTCAGAGATGCTGCAGctcaatgaagaagaagaggatgataAGTTTGGGATTGAAGTCAAGTATTTTGGAGATGAGGAACACGATGAGACTTATCTGCTGAAGCAGGAGCAGAGTGAGAGTGTCAGATGATGATTTGAGTTGGTTATAGAAAGACTAAGTTATAAttataagtgttttttttttctttttgtaaaagaACAGCACGTAAGTGCAATAGAATATGGTAGATAACATTTACAGAACAGTGTGACAGGAGTATATGAGAAACAGTAATCTAAAAACGATTAGGTTTCTGCCTACACGGTAAATCAGATCTAAATGAAACAATATTTCTTgaacgatttaaaaaaaaaaattggttaggCATTAATCGGTTTAAATGATAGCCTAATCAATAATTAAGTGCTTAACAACCTAACAATTTCTTGAATATTGTTGAGAAGTTAAGTGTTGATCAGAATGATATTTGGTTCGTATTTAATTTGGTAAAAACATAGGATGAGTAATACCGAACCGGAATAAACCGGATCCGACAGAAACAGGCAGGCGCGTCAGTAGTTTGGAGTTATTTCTTTTACTCTTGTTTCCCTCGTTCTCTCGACCTCTCGCTTCTTTCATCTTCTTTGAGCTGTTTTCACTTCCAGTGTCCGATTGAAGAAGAGAGACTAGAACCGTCACCTGTATGCTGGTGTACTGTTGTTCGTTTAGTAGCAGTAATGGAAGAAGCAGCAGCAGTAAGCAGAAAAAAACGTAAGTTCTCATTTCCTTATTTAGTTTTGAGTGCTTATAGAATTCGTGGTAAAGTTCTTATTCATTTTGAAGGAGTAAAGATGAAAGGAACagattaccaaaaaaagatgaaaaggaaCAATGTTACAATGGTTTTGTTATTTTCCTGCGGTTTTATTTATGGTGTGTATGTAACTAAAGAGATTCAAGAGAATGTGTTGCAATTTGTATAAATTACATTCTCTCTTGTATTAAGATATGGCTTCAGTATTTTTTTGCAAAGGGACATCCTTTAATGTTTTGTATATACTATAGAGAGGTTGATGgtggtaaaaaataaaaacaacataaaAAGTACGACTCTGCTGGGGATCGAACCCAGAATCTCTGGTTTCGTAGACCAGCGCCTTATCCATTGGGCCACAGAGTCATTtgattacttttaaattttaaaagtcatAGTAAATGTTCTAACGAAAATAACAACTCATGCATTAACAATATAAGACAATCTCCATTAATGGTGCTCTaattcactctaaaatagagtaacatAGAATTGAATTTGCTCAAATagttaactctataatagagtagaATATAGAAGAATGTTGTttatttactctatatttggagttaaaaacatattttttttatatttcactctattatagagtcaaccattggagcaaatctaACACTATGATATGATatgttactttattttaaagtgaaatatAGATGAAATTATAGAATATTATTGGAGATGCCTTAAgtaatatgtttatatgtgTAATATTCAAAATATCACTAAGCAATGATTAAGCTTCTTATAGAAAATTATTGTTTAACTatgtcttttatttatttatcaaagtTTAACTATGTCTACCATTTTTTGAACGTTTAAAAAATCAGTTTGAAAAAATGGTTTTGTTTAATTAGAGTCCCACATTGTTAATAATGATGTTCATTGGGCAATAATATGTGATGTGGCAATAATACGTGATGTGAATTAGGTCTAACACTAATATGTTTAGTTCCTATTTGCCAAAGCGGAGACCTATACCTAATTTTAGAACATTGCGCATGGGTATAACAGTTTTCTCTACCAGTTTCTGTAGCTTCTCAGGACGAGAGGGTTTTATTGAGAGTACCTACGAGAGAGTTCGATGATACGGGAACTTTTCGCTTGAGAGTTATCGACGCAgctgatatcttgcatatttacattgttttatccattcattcataaacattttcatcatatagattaggatttagacatgtttaggttgcattttgcatacatatgtctctatcaggtatttgagtaccacatggagtttctggagacatttggatgcatttggagcttaaaggacgtgaaacaggtgatcattggacgagcagagcatgggagcgaggttccgcagcgacgtcatgaggtcgctccaaagcacctctcagagcgacctagctAGAGCGACCTCGTGcagtcgctcgcatctcacacccctctcggagcgacctcccaaagcgacaccccgaggtcgctcgcgtctctatggcaAGACGACAAGAAGcgaagcccggagcgacctctcagagcgacctaccaaggtcgctcccgatccagagcgacccgttggagcgacacaccaaagtcgctcgcgacctctcgcctggagacaccaaaaatcggccctggagcgacttcccggagcgacacctgcaagtcgctccgcgttattttgctgccgaaaatcatgatttcttaaggacctttttgcaatttattttggacgttttgcacttggaaaaacctatgttttaaacatcttttgtagccaccagaggcagattatcttttatcttttgatctattgagaaatacataagaactctcttgagaagttcatctctgggattttgattgttatgttcttgtgttattgttgatttcttatctatttctttacatgattaatctgaaatccaatatgggtttaagaggaatcatggagattagtgagtaatcaccttttgaattcatgggttagggagattaagggtgattaggttagttctaggatgttttagtgtagatcattcttgttccttgctagtagagtattcataatgcatcttctgagttggccactcaaaagttgatcaatagacatttcccacccaaaaggtgtttgatgaaatgcctgagacaactctcctaggcttttagtatactttgccaaagacatttgttgttaaagatgctaagatagctaatagacttgttagtaatgattgctttcatattattcaaccaaagacatttgatgtttgagatatgttagcaaatgagcattcatctagacatagagcttgcttagaattgtgtctaggcttaaggttgatagtttgattgatcatttgccatccttagttcgatacttgatcacccaaggtctaatccctatgcccatgagttctcttttcccttagtcaagaaagtatcattctgttattgctttctagtttagtagtagtttaaaactcatctaaatcattggttgcacttagattaagtgagtacttgcattctcagtgctttgatatccctcagaactggttcgacaatcatctatactacaacatttgtcttaggagccttgaaaactcctaacatcaaattggcgccgttgccaaattctgagtagatttgaacattgagatttagtcacttgcttgagactaagtcatttttattttcttttgttactgattctctttcttcacctccctttaatctacaggtgtatgaacttgaggagcaggggtccatcaaacctagttccaatagctgcagacatcagagctttagagagagagtgtgctagaaatagaagagaagaagagcaacaggctcacttgcagagattgagtactgatatgggagacatacctcaaaaccaacagcgagcagctcgacccattggcacttacgaccgccccaacattcatggtcatagattgggaatccgagcacccgctgtggcagccaacaacttcgagatcaagtcaggactcctcaacgtgattgagaacaacaagtatcatggcttggctctagaggatccatttgatcacttggacaggttcgacagctactgtgggttgtcaaaaaccaatggtgtgtccgaagatgccttaaagctcaagctattccctttctctttgggggataaggcacgtcagtgggagaagtctctacccagcgactccattaccacttgggatgactgcaagaaagcattcttggagaagttcttctctacttcaagaactgctaagctgagaaacgagatctcgagctttcaacagaagggcttggaaggtttcagtgaagcctgggagagattcaagggctatcaagctcaatgcccacaccatggtttctctaaggagagcttgctgagcacattctaccgtggtgctctccctaagtacagagccagactggatacagctagtaatgggttcttcttggggagaactgaggaggatgcagaggagctggttgacaacatggtaaagagtgatgcagtctacagtggagaccacgacagaagcagtagaactgaggataagcaaacgaagaaggagttgaaagctctacaggataagatagacatcctccttgctgataaagctacccaagagcagctgcactttgtcggcaacccaagccaagagacaccagctattgtccatgaagttgagggtttggaaggtcaggaagagctgtgtttcatcaacaacaatggtagctggtacaagaaagaacccaactttcagtacaacaactaccaacagaagtcctattccaacaaccagcagagtggttatcagcctcggaacaaccagcaaggcagctatcagcctcagcaaaacccctcgtctggttcctctgctcctcaagagagcagcactgataccttactgaagcaaatcttggagtctcagactagaagtgagaagcaagttggttatgagttgaagaaccttcattccaagattgatgggagctacaatgagctcaacaacaaattctcacaccttgcttctacagtcaggaatttagagaatcaatttgcttccatgaacactcaccagaatcgccagcaaggatctctacctggaaagtctgaccaaaatcccaaggaggccaaagctatcacccttaggagtggtaagcagttacctcctagaaccctcaccaaggatgctgagaaattaggtgagggggttgccatcaacatagatgatgaagtggtgattgttgatgagaagatcaatgacgagatcttggaaaagatagtggaagccaaaggtaaaggaaaggttggagaagagaagaagacagtaaaagatggtgaagttgttactccagcaagtgaaagttcttttgttcctcctccctatgaacccaaacttccattccctggtagattcaagaagcagctgctagagaagtacaaggctctgtttgagaagcaaatgagtgaagctcaggttacaatgcccatcatcgatgcttttatgttgattcctcaatacaacaatttcctgaaagatgttgtagctgcaaagaagaaggagatggaaggcatgatgactcttacccatgagtgcaatgccatcatccagaggcttgatgttccagagaaattagaggatccaggaagcttcacactaccttgtgctcttggacctatggtatttgagaaaagtctctgcgatttgggagctagtgtcagcttgatgcctttgtctgttgcaaagaagcttggattcactcagtacaagaagtgtagactctctctggtgttagctgatcgttcagtgaagtaccctgtgggcatcttagaggacctccctgtgaagattggaaggtatgagatacctacagattttgtggtgcttgagatgggtgaggaggctcaagatccattgattctaggaaggccattcttagctacaacaggagctattgttaatgtgaaggagggcacgattgatctccatttgggtaaagagaacatcctccactttgacatcaagaggaaaatgaggaaaccaactgtgttcgggcaagccttctacattgaagagatgggcactcctgctgatgagcaccttgaagagttaccacctgaggacgacgaggagggagcatctccctctactcattccctatagaaggtaacccaccacactcccttgtatataccatttcatttttgcatattagtcttcttttcggtatctctctctctacttgacgacacagagactgtgtcactcaagtttgggggaggtaccaagtatttgatcatgtttgctttgatgt comes from Brassica rapa cultivar Chiifu-401-42 chromosome A02, CAAS_Brap_v3.01, whole genome shotgun sequence and encodes:
- the LOC103850332 gene encoding uncharacterized protein LOC103850332: MKRETLTLVLVYFAGIMERADESLLPGVYKEVGEALHVDPTALGTLTLFRSIVQTCCYPLAAYLSSRHNRAHVIALGAFLWATATFLVAISTTFFQVAVSRGLNGIGLAIVTPAIQSLVADSTEDSNRGMAFGWLGVTSNIGSILGNLCAILFASKSFNGLAGWRVAFLLVGFVSVIVGVLVRLFANDPHYSNKTITKHDKDKPFLSDVKDLLQEAKMVVKIPSFQIFVAQGVSGSFPWSALAFAPLWLELIGFSHKTTAVLVTLFTVSCSVGHLFGGYMGDTLAKKFPNAGRIILSQISSGSAIPLAAILLLGLPDDPSTAFSHGLALVTMGLFISWNGSATNGPIFAEIVPERARTSIYALDRSFESILASFAPPIVGMLAQNVYGYKPIPEGSSSVMKIETDRENAASLAKALYSAIGIPMVICCTIYSFLYCTYPRDRDRAKMQALIESEMLQLNEEEEDDKFGIEVKYFGDEEHDETYLLKQEQSESVR